From a region of the Malaclemys terrapin pileata isolate rMalTer1 chromosome 20 unlocalized genomic scaffold, rMalTer1.hap1 SUPER_20_unloc_4, whole genome shotgun sequence genome:
- the LENG8 gene encoding leukocyte receptor cluster member 8 translates to MATNIGDQRASEWAPQYNLGNNTARENSMEGQAHENPEWEKARQALASISKANAASGTSKGSNNGPANTQYASQQGDPNALQQQQYYQWYQPYSFGYPYNYCYPMNVYPGYSFPNQYGVAGSYSSSTAQQPQGPGQHQGNVNQPPVPGMEEGMAYPNQQQQMATSNPPQPPPQHGNHPGGAMGQQQGGSSGGQHLQQNSSGASYSQHGYSEGPKPKKGQQLWNRMKQAPGAGGLKFNIQKRPFVLTNQNFGASDQHGNFGPQQNSEKHHNQGSSAGKPEDWPQDMKEYVQRCFTACESEEDKDRTEKLLKEVLQARLQDGTAYTIDWSREPLPGLGRDSMAESPKKKRWEMSSLHAPRGPMPAGLSQQQQRGNGGGGAVGSQSQRGGGGGASRARGNSFPTKFGNRNVFMKENSSSSSAGSRSRSSSRSPSRHFRRSDSHSDSDSSFSGTDCRLASRRSAPKNRGRGGHMERGRMRMQRGKRHDQGPSKRNRRRNAMDYEDPEKEFKKQRRAARFQHGHSKKLRLEPLILSINSLDPAGSESLDWNELKIMGTCQEITKHYLRLTCAPDPSTVRPVSVLKKSLSMVKSHWKEKQDYAFACEQMKSIRQDLTVQGIRTEFTVEVYETHARIALEKGDHEEFNQCQTQLKSLYAENLPGNVGEFTAYRILYYIFTKNSGDITTELAYLTKELKADPCVAHALSLRAAWALSNYHRFFRLYRQAPCMSGYLIDKFAERERKAALKAMIKTFRPVLPVSYVQSELAFEAAEECQLFLAALSLVYTGTDTTKIDCRQSLAVLANF, encoded by the exons ATGGCGACCAACATAGGCGACCAGCGAGCCTCTGAATG GGCTCCCCAGTACAATCTCGGGAACAACACAGCCCGGGAAAACAGCATGGAGGGGCAGGCACACGAGAACCCTGAGTGGGAGAAAGCCAGGCAGGCACTGGCCAGTATCAGCAAAGCCAACGCCGCCTCTGGGACCAGCAAGGGCTCCAACAACGGACCGGCTAACACGCAG TATGCCTCCCAGCAAGGAGACCCCAACGCCCTGCAGCAGCAACAATATTACCAGTGGTACCAGCCGTACAGCTTCGGATACCCCTATAATTACTGTTACCCAATG AACGTCTACCCAGGCTACAGCTTCCCCAACCAGTACGGGGTCGCAGGGTCGTATTCCTCTTCGACGGCCCAGCAGCCGCAAGGGCCGGGCCAGCACCAAGGGAACGTGAACCAG cCTCCAGTCCCTGGCATGGAGGAAGGCATGGCCTACCCCAACCAACAGCAGCAGATGGCCACCTCCAATCCCCCGCAGCCGCCTCCACAGCATGGCAACCACCCCGGGGGCGCCATGGGCCAGCAGCAGGGCGGCTCGTCCGGGGGCCAGCACCTGCAGCAGAACTCCTCCGGCGCCTCCTACAGCCAGCACGGCTACTCAGAGGGGCCCAAGCCCAAGAAGGGGCAGCAGCTGTGGAACCGCATGAAAC AAGCCCCTGGAGCCGGCGGCCTGAAATTCAACATCCAGAAACGCCCCTTCGTGTTAACGAACCAGAACTTCGGGGCCTCGGACCAGCACGGCAACTTCGGGCCGCAGCAGAACTCGGAGAAACATCACAACCAAGG CTCGTCTGCTGGCAAACCAGAGGACTGGCCCCAGGACATGAAGGAATACGTCCAGCGCTGCTTCACCGCCTGCGAGTCGGAGGAGGACAAGGACCGGACGGAGAAGCTGCTGAAAGAGGTGCTGCAAGCCAGGCTGCAGGATGGCACAGCCTACACCATCGACTGGAGCAGGGAGCCGCTGCCGGG gctgggcagggacagTATGGCTGAGAGCCCCAAGAAGAAGCGCTGGGAGATGTCTTCGCTTCACGCTCCCCGGGGCCCCATGCCGGCCGGCCTgtcgcagcagcagcagaggggcaACGGTGGGGGCGGCGCGGTGGGCTCCCAGTCCCAGCGCGGTGGGGGTGGCGGGGCCAGCCGGGCCCGAGGGAACAGCTTCCCCACCAAATTTGGGAACCGCAACGTCTTCATGAAGGAGAACAGCTCGTCCTCCAGCGCTGGCTCCCGCTCCCGCTCATCCTCTCGCTCGCCCAGCCGCCACTTCCGGCGCAg CGATTCCCATTCGGACTCCGACAGCTCCTTCTCTGGCACCGACTGCCGCCTGGCCAGCCGCAGGAGTGCGCCGAAAAACCGCGGCCGAGGGGGGCACATGGAGCGGGGCCGCATGAGGATGCAGAGGGGTAAAAG GCATGACCAGGGCCCCTCCAAGCGCAACCGCCGGCGGAACGCCATGGACTACGAGGACCCCGAGAAGGAGTTCAAGAAGCAGCGGCGGGCGGCCCGCTTCCAGCACGGCCACTCCAAGAAGCTGCGCCTGGAGCCCCTCATCCTGTCCATCAACAGCCTGGACCCTGCCGGCTCGGAGAGCCTGGACTGGAATGAGCTGAAGATTATGGGCACCTGTCAGGAGATCACCAAGCACTACCTACGGCTCACGTGCGCCCCAGACCCCTCCACCGTCCGGCCTGTCTCG GTGCTGAAGAAATCCCTGTCCATGGTGAAGTCGCACTGGAAGGAGAAGCAGGATTATGCCTTTGCTTGCGAGCAGATGAAATCCATCCGGCAGGACCTCACG GTTCAGGGCATCCGCACGGAGTTCACGGTGGAGGTGTACGAAACCCATGCCCGGATAGCGCTGGAGAAG GGAGATCATGAGGAATTCAACCAGTGCCAGACCCAGCTCAAGTCTCTTTATGCGGAGAACCTGCCGGGCAACGTGGGGGAGTTCACCGCCTACCGCATCCTCTATTACATCTTCACCAAGAACTCTGGCG acatCACCACGGAGCTGGCCTACCTGACCAAGGAGCTGAAGGCGGACCCCTGCGTGGCCCACGCGCTGTCCCTGCGCGCCGCCTGGGCCCTGTCCAACTACCACCGCTTCTTCAGGCTCTACCGCCAGGCGCCCTGCATGTCCGGCTACCTCATCGACAAGTTCGCCGAGCGGGAGAGGAAGGCGGCGCTCAAAGCCATGATCAAAAC TTTCCGCCCGGTGCTCCCCGTCTCCTACGTTCAGTCCGAGCTGGCCTTCGAGGCTGCGGAGGAGTGCCAGCTCTTCCTAGCCGCTCTGTCCCTCGTGTACACGGGCACCGACACAACCAAGATTGACTGCAGGCAGAGCTTAGCAGTCCTGGCCAACTTCTAA